TGTAAATTTAAGACTATTTGAAATTCTAAAGCGAGGCTTAATTTTATAGCTTGCTAATGGCTGGCAACTTATAAAATTTGTTAATGTTTTTAACATATTGGCGATAACTTGTTAAAAATATTGAAAATTTTTAACATATTAAGATATCGTCAAATTATGGCAACAAAACCACACAAAGTTCTTTTGTGGTCACAAAATGGTCTTGCGCCATATATTTTTAAATTATCTTAAGCATATCAATAAATGACAAAAAGAATGAGCTACAACCAGCTTGCAATTTACACATATATATGGTAGCTGCTATAAAAAACATTTCTATTTTACCGGGGCGAGGATACTTTTTGTCTGACAAGTCAGACAAAAATATCACTCGTTAGGGAGTTGCCCTTAAGACCCCTTCTCTTGTACACATAAACATTTTAAATGAAGTAATAATCAATATAAAATATAAATATTCTGATCAATAATGCTAATATATGTTAAAGTATGTTTTTTGTTATGTCAAATTATACTTAACCATGCTTTTAGAAGCAAAAAATACAGATTTTATTAAATTGGAATAAACAAGACATAATTCCTTCTACTTTTTAATGTATAATTTTCTTAATTTTAAAGAAGGAATAAAACATGGCTGTTGCGCTACCTACCGTTGAGGATTTTATAATTAAAAGAGGCAAGGAGTTTGGATTTTGGATTGTTTTCCATACAAGATATAATGATATATGTGCGTTTAAAAAAGAGATTGTATGCGACAATCCATTTGATAATACGAATGAAAAATATATAGATACAAAAGCAAGAGAAAAGTTTTTGAACTTCATGAAGGAAAATTTTCCTAATACTAAATTGACAGAGGTATTTGATCTTGTATCTCCTGGCATGCTTGTATATCCTTATCTAGGGAGTATTGGCGTAGATTGCGATGAAGGCGATGAAGTATTTAATGCCTTAAGCAAAATGTATGGCAATCCTTTTGAAGATGCTATTACAAACAACGCAGTTTTTTGGGTAATGAGACTAGAGGATGCGATAAGGTCAGATAAAGAGAGAAGAGAATTCATAGAAGCAGAGTTTGGTGATTGATATGAAAATTTTTCATGCCAGCGATCTACATTTCAATGTAGAATATTTTAAGCATATATCAGTCCTTGAAGATAAATTTGACATATTTTGTTTTAGCGGGGATTTATTGGATGACCATTCTCCGCTAGCCACTCAGATAGAAAAAACATCCGACTGGCTTTCAAGTTTTAAAAAACCTGTTTTTGTATGTAGTGGGAACCATGATATAGGTCTAAAAGATGAATGGCTAAAGCAAATAAAAAATATATATAGTGATGATACTATCAAAAATATTAATGGCATTAAATTTGGATGTTCTAAATATCTCGAAGAGGACATTTTAAAATTTGCAGATTGCGACATACTGGTAACACATTTGCCTCCGTCTAAGACAAAAACATCTATCTCTAAGAACAATAAAGACTATGGGGATATGGAACTTTATCGTCTAGTAAAACATGGACTTATGAATGTAAAAATAATTCTTTGCGGTCATATACATGATCCGGTCTCCAGAATAGACACACTAAATAAAGCCACAATCTATAATTCAAGTTCAGATGGAACACTAGAGCCTTTTTATCAAGTGATAAACATATAAAAACCTTAAAATCAGACACCATATTGTCTTAAAAAGTAGATAAAATCCTTTTAAAATAAAAAGAAAGGATAGACTATGGATGATTTAATGCTACCAAAAGAGATAGAGAACAAGATCAGGCTTTGGTCTTTAAGGGCTATTGTAAAATTTGGGATACCTGATGATTTTCTTAGAAGACATGACGGTATATTAAAGTCAAATGAAACTACGGAAAATGCCAAAAAAAGACTTAAAAAACAACTTATAAGCCTTGAAAAGAAAAAAATCACCGGCTTAAAAAATCTCGACAAAAATTTGGAGGCTCTATCTAAAACACTTAATCTTAGCGATGAAGATAAAAAGATATTGGAATTTGCAATATTAACAAATGAATTTGAAGCGTTAAGAGATGTTTTTTATGATCTCGGAAGAGTTCATATCATAGCATTTTACAATATTTTAGGCGCCATACTTGATATTCCTTCACATATTATTAAAAAATCTCTTCATCCAAGCTCGAAACTAAGACAAAGTAGAGTTTTAAAACTAGACACTACGCAAAATATCAATTTAGGAAGTGCGTTTGATTTTTTCTACTCCTATTTTAGTACAGATATGCTGGTAGGTCATAGCAATGTTATAGATGTATTTAAATCAAGTTTTTTTAAATCAGATCTATCTTTACTGAAATTTGATGATTTTAGACATATACCTGTAGATGAAAACATGATAAAAACTCATGTTTTAAGCAGCAATAAAGGCACAAACATACTTCTTTACGGCAAACCAGGAACCGGAAAAACAGAATTTGTAAAAATGCTATCTGCAACATTAGGTAAAAATCTTTACGAGATATCATATACCAATAGATACTCTCTTGATAACTATACAGGAGAGGCACGTTTCGCATCTCTTTTGGTTGCCGATAGAGTGTTAGACAGCAAGCATGATATTATTATGTTTGATGAAGTAGAAGATGTATTTAAAGATGAACAAAGAATATCAAAGGCTTTTTTAAATAATACTCTTGAAAACAATTCTGTGCCAACCTTCTGGCTTACAAACGATATTTACGAGATAGATAACGCCTACATCAGAAGATTTGATATGGTTATAGAGTTTAAAATACCGCCCAAAGCAAAGAGACTTGAAATCTTAATACAATACACCAATGGGCAAATAAGCGAAAAAGTGCTTAAGCAACTATCTAAAAATAAATTTATAGCCCCTGCTCTTATCTCTAATGCAACAAAGGTTGTATCAAATTTAAATAGTGATGAAAAAGATAAGATCTTTAAAGATCTTATAAAAAATAATCTCAAAGCTCAAGGATATAGATTTGACAAAAAAGAAAAGAAAAAGAAAGAAGAGAAGATAGATCTGCCAAAGAGCTATGATGCAAGCATAATAAACTCTAGTTTAAATTTAAAAGAGCTTGCAGAGGGTATAAAGTCAAGCAAAAATGCAAGACTTTGTATATATGGTCCGGCAGGAACCGGTAAGAGTGCTTATGCAAAATTTATAGCTAAGAGCTTAGGCTCAAAGATAATTATCAAAAAAGCAAGCGATCTTATGGATGCTTATGTAGGTGAAACCGAAAAGAATATAGCCAAGGCATTTAAAGAGGCTAAAGATAAAAAGGCTGTGCTTGTATTTGATGAAGTTGATACGTTTTTACAAGATAGAAATGAAGCTACTAGAAGCTGGGAGGTAAGTCAGGTAAATGAGATGCTAACTCAGATGGAAAGCTTTGAAGGAGTATTTATAGCCACTACAAACCTTATAGATAGACTTGATAAGGCTAGCATAAGAAGATTTGATATGAAGATAGAGTTTGGCTATCTAAAACCAAAACAAGCTCAAAAGCTATTTATGAAAGAGTGTGAGTTGTTAGGATTAAAAGTTTCAAAATTCATAAAAGACAGACTTCTTAACTTCTCTCTTCTAACACCTGGAGACTTTGCAGCTGTTTTAAGATCAAATAAATTTAGCCCTATTAAAGATGCTGATGATTTTATAAATAGGTTAAATGAAGAGATAAAGCATAAGAGTATAGAGAATAATGGAAACAGAGTTGGGTTTTAACCCCGGCTATGGTTAGTTGGCAAGCAACCAACCAAACTTTATTGAATACTATAAGCTAATTTTAAATCTAAATTAAAAGCTCGCTTATATCGTAGTTTTCGATAATAAAATTTCTTAAGACATCTTTTTGTTTATTAAAATTTTCTAAATCACGCAAAAGTTCATTTTTAAACTTTAACCTTTTCTCATAACGGCTTAAATTTAAGCTAAATTTTTTAAATTCTGCACTATCTAATGTCTTAATAAATCCTTGCAAAATTAAATCCTCATCTATTCTTAAATAAGTACCTAAAAATCTAGCATGAAAATGGTGTGGTAGAAATACTCCATCAAGCTTACATCCAAAAAATCTATTTGTATATTTATATAGATAAAGAGATATTACGAATTTTCCTACGCTATCCCACATTCTTTTAAAATCTTTATTGATAATTGTTCGCCATTTGTCTATCGGTGTTTTAAAGCTCTTTGTTTCTGTTAGTATCGGATTATCAAATTCTAAGTCCAGATAGTGATTAGCAGCTATTTCTACCGATTTGCAAAGATTGTGCAAGGCTCTATAGTTATCATATATCATCACGCCGTTAGGCTTTGATTTTTTATCCAAAGACCATCTATAGACTTCTTCTGAGATTATTAGTATATTATTTAGCATATTTGCTCCTCATCCTTTAAACTTATTTTATCTACTAGCAGTAGCTAAATTTATGATATTGGAAATTCTAACAATGCTTTTAAGACATCTTATGTCTTGTTTTAAGGGTAATATTACATAAGTATCTTTTTACTTAGTATCAGCACAGGAATTAATATGAGCCATACAATCCTTTTATCAAATCTTTTGTTTGAAAATCATCCACAAGTCGCAAATGCTTTATGCTCAATTCTATATAAACACAAAATAAATTATCGAATTTTAAAAACAAAAGATATTTGGATGAGAGATTTTATGCCATTAATGCTTGAAAATGCAAGCTTTACCTCTTACGTTTATGATCCAGACTACTTAAAAGATGATAAGTATAAAAACATAAGAACAAAAATTCCTTGTGCCGA
This sequence is a window from Campylobacter sp. RM16189. Protein-coding genes within it:
- a CDS encoding ATP-binding protein — encoded protein: MDDLMLPKEIENKIRLWSLRAIVKFGIPDDFLRRHDGILKSNETTENAKKRLKKQLISLEKKKITGLKNLDKNLEALSKTLNLSDEDKKILEFAILTNEFEALRDVFYDLGRVHIIAFYNILGAILDIPSHIIKKSLHPSSKLRQSRVLKLDTTQNINLGSAFDFFYSYFSTDMLVGHSNVIDVFKSSFFKSDLSLLKFDDFRHIPVDENMIKTHVLSSNKGTNILLYGKPGTGKTEFVKMLSATLGKNLYEISYTNRYSLDNYTGEARFASLLVADRVLDSKHDIIMFDEVEDVFKDEQRISKAFLNNTLENNSVPTFWLTNDIYEIDNAYIRRFDMVIEFKIPPKAKRLEILIQYTNGQISEKVLKQLSKNKFIAPALISNATKVVSNLNSDEKDKIFKDLIKNNLKAQGYRFDKKEKKKKEEKIDLPKSYDASIINSSLNLKELAEGIKSSKNARLCIYGPAGTGKSAYAKFIAKSLGSKIIIKKASDLMDAYVGETEKNIAKAFKEAKDKKAVLVFDEVDTFLQDRNEATRSWEVSQVNEMLTQMESFEGVFIATTNLIDRLDKASIRRFDMKIEFGYLKPKQAQKLFMKECELLGLKVSKFIKDRLLNFSLLTPGDFAAVLRSNKFSPIKDADDFINRLNEEIKHKSIENNGNRVGF
- a CDS encoding metallophosphoesterase, whose protein sequence is MKIFHASDLHFNVEYFKHISVLEDKFDIFCFSGDLLDDHSPLATQIEKTSDWLSSFKKPVFVCSGNHDIGLKDEWLKQIKNIYSDDTIKNINGIKFGCSKYLEEDILKFADCDILVTHLPPSKTKTSISKNNKDYGDMELYRLVKHGLMNVKIILCGHIHDPVSRIDTLNKATIYNSSSDGTLEPFYQVINI